In a single window of the Acinetobacter tibetensis genome:
- the uraH gene encoding hydroxyisourate hydrolase, with product MFKKFLPLSTLLLTSMTFAQNNPLSVHVLNLENGLPSADVEVVLEKSSGNKWVKLNQQVTGQNGRIAALFPENQPLAQGIYKVTFKTGDWFKKNNQSTFFPEVPVIFKVDGSVSHYHIPLLLSPYGYSTYRGN from the coding sequence ATGTTTAAGAAATTTTTACCACTCTCAACATTGTTATTGACATCAATGACGTTTGCACAAAATAACCCATTAAGTGTACACGTGTTAAATCTAGAAAATGGTTTACCTTCTGCTGATGTTGAAGTAGTGCTCGAAAAGAGTTCTGGCAATAAATGGGTGAAGCTGAATCAGCAAGTTACAGGACAAAATGGTCGTATTGCGGCACTTTTTCCTGAAAATCAGCCGTTAGCACAAGGGATTTATAAGGTTACGTTCAAAACAGGAGACTGGTTCAAAAAGAATAATCAGAGCACTTTTTTCCCAGAAGTCCCCGTTATCTTCAAAGTTGATGGCAGTGTCAGTCACTACCACATTCCCTTGTTATTAAGCCCCTATGGATACTCGACCTATCGAGGTAATTGA
- a CDS encoding AraC family transcriptional regulator, whose amino-acid sequence MTSLSQQMNVNHYSRQADFAQNLMASICGEHRLETSARDTLDFHYDGMRLPNRKMAIGTIRYGANVAINISNLKAYSISLPLQGKQALSIRGENYVSDENRGLIVSNNHCQELIIDRDCQKLQVVIPERSMHMVLADLLNQSIDQPIIFNPEMHIDSTQLIHAWWKNIQNFLQFNAQNNGFFGLQMLSDDYENFVIKALLLSQEHNYSAALKVHAQQQEPIYIRKVKNFIIEHAHEDIRADDLQRLAGVSKSKLYDEFQQYYGTSPMSFLRKYRLQQIYKILSHTNMSAKLSISKLAYDWGFTHLSRFSQDYKEEFGEKPSETKNKSRE is encoded by the coding sequence ATGACATCACTCAGCCAACAGATGAATGTGAACCACTATTCTCGGCAAGCAGATTTTGCTCAGAATTTAATGGCGAGCATTTGTGGTGAGCATCGTTTAGAGACAAGTGCACGTGATACCTTAGATTTTCATTATGATGGTATGCGGTTACCTAATCGAAAAATGGCAATTGGCACGATTCGTTATGGTGCAAATGTTGCCATCAATATTTCCAATTTAAAAGCCTACAGTATTAGCTTGCCTTTGCAGGGGAAACAAGCCTTAAGTATTCGTGGTGAAAATTATGTTTCGGATGAGAATAGAGGGTTAATTGTCTCGAATAATCATTGTCAGGAGTTAATTATTGACCGTGATTGCCAGAAATTGCAGGTGGTGATTCCTGAGCGAAGTATGCACATGGTTTTGGCAGATTTGTTGAATCAGTCAATTGATCAGCCCATTATTTTTAATCCAGAAATGCACATTGATTCGACACAATTAATTCATGCATGGTGGAAAAATATTCAAAATTTCTTGCAGTTTAATGCACAGAATAATGGTTTTTTTGGCTTGCAAATGTTGTCTGATGACTATGAAAATTTTGTGATTAAGGCGTTATTGCTTTCTCAGGAGCACAATTATTCTGCGGCATTAAAAGTACATGCACAGCAACAAGAGCCGATCTATATTCGCAAAGTTAAAAATTTTATTATTGAGCATGCACATGAAGATATTCGTGCTGATGATTTACAACGTTTGGCAGGTGTTTCAAAGTCAAAACTATACGATGAATTTCAGCAATATTATGGTACTAGCCCGATGTCTTTTTTGCGCAAATATCGCTTGCAGCAAATTTATAAAATTTTAAGTCATACCAATATGAGTGCTAAGTTATCGATTTCAAAACTGGCTTACGATTGGGGTTTTACTCACCTCAGTCGTTTTTCCCAAGACTATAAAGAGGAGTTTGGTGAAAAGCCAAGTGAAACTAAAAATAAGTCGCGTGAATAA
- a CDS encoding MFS transporter has protein sequence MRTIEATNIINREKLSPLQWLVFILGFLVFFCDGLDTGIIGFIAPALLDDWGISKPQLAPVLSAALVGMSIGAIISGPLSDKFGRKGIIVTTTLLFSVFTILCGFASSTQELMIYRFITGIGLGAAMPNISTMVSEYMPVKRKAFLTGLAGCGFMLGISCGGVLSAYLLEGFGWSKVIILGGSIPLLLVIVLLLALPESTQSLIARNRQDKALAILEKIQGHPFNEPVKLVLPQTETTNENPVKIVLGKYLWGSSMLWLCCFTSLLVFYLLTSWMPTILKTAGFSTQQFSLIAAIFPFGGVIGATIMGWYMDKVNPTTVIKYAYLIAFGLFLVAGVVSSNILLLGITIFLIGALLAGAQSSLLPLATMFYPAVCRAVGVSWMHGIGRIGAILGAFFGSLIFTFNLSLGGIFFVLAIPTFISFIALTLKVIYEKSKSKAIYNLENSV, from the coding sequence ATGAGAACAATTGAAGCAACCAATATTATCAATCGAGAGAAGCTCTCCCCCTTACAATGGCTCGTCTTTATTCTGGGTTTTTTGGTCTTTTTCTGTGATGGTCTAGATACGGGAATTATTGGCTTTATTGCGCCTGCTTTACTGGATGATTGGGGCATTAGCAAACCACAACTGGCACCCGTACTCAGTGCCGCATTGGTCGGCATGTCAATCGGTGCGATTATCTCAGGTCCCCTGTCCGATAAGTTTGGTCGTAAAGGCATTATTGTCACAACCACACTGCTATTTTCAGTATTTACCATTCTTTGCGGTTTTGCCAGCTCTACCCAAGAACTGATGATTTACCGTTTTATTACGGGGATTGGATTAGGTGCAGCTATGCCAAACATCAGTACCATGGTGTCTGAATATATGCCAGTTAAGCGCAAAGCCTTCCTCACAGGACTCGCAGGTTGTGGTTTTATGTTAGGCATTTCTTGTGGTGGTGTATTGTCCGCTTATTTACTCGAAGGATTTGGTTGGTCTAAGGTCATTATTCTTGGCGGTAGTATTCCTTTACTGTTGGTGATTGTCTTGCTACTTGCATTGCCTGAATCAACACAATCGCTGATTGCACGTAACCGCCAAGACAAAGCACTCGCCATCTTAGAAAAGATTCAAGGTCATCCTTTTAATGAACCTGTGAAACTGGTCTTACCACAAACCGAAACCACCAATGAAAATCCTGTAAAAATTGTATTGGGCAAATACTTGTGGGGTTCAAGCATGTTGTGGTTATGCTGTTTTACCAGTCTATTGGTGTTTTATCTTTTAACCAGTTGGATGCCAACTATTTTAAAAACGGCAGGCTTTAGCACACAACAATTTAGCTTAATTGCCGCAATTTTTCCTTTTGGTGGCGTAATTGGCGCAACCATCATGGGTTGGTATATGGATAAAGTGAATCCAACCACCGTAATTAAATATGCCTATCTCATTGCATTCGGCTTATTCCTTGTTGCAGGTGTAGTCAGCTCAAATATTTTGTTGCTCGGTATCACCATTTTCTTGATTGGTGCATTGCTTGCTGGTGCGCAGTCTTCATTGCTACCGTTAGCAACGATGTTCTATCCAGCCGTTTGCCGCGCAGTTGGTGTGTCTTGGATGCATGGTATTGGACGGATTGGCGCAATCTTAGGTGCATTCTTCGGTTCACTCATTTTCACCTTTAACTTAAGCTTAGGTGGCATCTTCTTTGTACTGGCTATCCCAACTTTCATTTCATTTATAGCTTTAACCCTAAAAGTCATCTATGAAAAATCCAAATCTAAAGCAATCTATAACTTAGAAAATTCGGTCTAA
- a CDS encoding dienelactone hydrolase family protein: MAGQTIQIKTETGKQFSAYLVAPSSGKGPGIVLCQEIFGVNAAMREKANFLAEEGYTVLVPDLFWRSAANIELGYTPEDFQKAYALYQQYDENLGVEDIQDSLAYLQTRPECDTSTGLGVVGYCLGGKLAYLAACRLPEVTCAVGYYGVGLENVLDELANLKGRLVLHIAELDQFTPPDARQAILQAASQYSNVKAYVYEDVDHAFARPKSEHYHKPSARFAHERTVTALHDTIGPHYDLVALWEEHIRHEFDTRDVPATMATMVAEPYVNHIPTLTGGVGQSQLARFYRYHFVHQNPEDMKITSISRTVGSTQVVDEFIMSFTHDTEIDWLLPGVKPTGKYVEIPMLGVIQFRGSKLCHEHIYWDQASVLVQIGLLNPEVLPVAGVETAKKLLNEDLPSNTLMPSWNSSEGKPIGEGV; encoded by the coding sequence ATGGCTGGTCAAACGATTCAGATAAAAACCGAGACTGGTAAACAATTTAGTGCTTACTTGGTCGCCCCATCTTCAGGTAAAGGTCCAGGCATTGTGTTGTGTCAGGAAATCTTTGGGGTCAATGCTGCAATGCGGGAAAAGGCAAACTTTCTTGCCGAGGAAGGATACACCGTTCTTGTTCCTGATTTATTTTGGCGTAGTGCGGCCAATATTGAATTGGGCTATACCCCAGAAGATTTTCAAAAAGCTTATGCACTTTATCAGCAATACGATGAAAATTTAGGCGTAGAAGATATTCAGGACAGTCTGGCTTATCTGCAAACACGACCTGAATGCGATACGTCTACAGGGCTGGGTGTTGTTGGATATTGCTTGGGCGGAAAACTGGCATATTTAGCTGCCTGTCGTTTGCCAGAAGTTACTTGCGCCGTTGGGTACTACGGGGTTGGTTTAGAAAATGTATTGGATGAGCTAGCTAACCTAAAAGGACGTTTGGTACTGCATATTGCAGAGTTAGACCAATTTACGCCACCAGATGCACGACAAGCGATTTTGCAAGCCGCGAGTCAATATAGCAATGTCAAAGCTTATGTCTATGAAGATGTCGATCATGCCTTTGCTCGACCGAAAAGTGAACACTACCACAAACCATCAGCCCGATTTGCCCATGAGCGAACGGTGACTGCACTGCATGACACGATTGGACCACATTATGATTTGGTGGCGTTATGGGAAGAGCATATTCGGCATGAGTTTGATACACGAGATGTCCCAGCGACGATGGCAACCATGGTGGCAGAACCCTATGTCAATCATATTCCAACGTTGACAGGTGGTGTGGGTCAAAGTCAGTTAGCGCGTTTCTATCGTTACCATTTTGTCCATCAAAACCCTGAAGACATGAAGATTACCTCTATATCACGCACGGTGGGATCAACGCAGGTGGTCGATGAATTTATCATGAGTTTTACTCACGACACCGAAATTGATTGGCTACTGCCAGGGGTGAAACCAACAGGAAAATACGTCGAAATTCCTATGTTGGGTGTTATTCAATTTCGCGGTTCTAAACTGTGTCATGAACATATTTATTGGGATCAGGCATCGGTACTGGTGCAAATTGGTTTACTCAACCCTGAAGTATTGCCTGTGGCAGGTGTTGAGACGGCTAAAAAACTCCTGAATGAAGATTTACCTTCCAATACGCTGATGCCGTCATGGAACAGCAGCGAAGGCAAACCCATTGGTGAGGGAGTTTGA
- a CDS encoding SDR family oxidoreductase, whose amino-acid sequence MNIDLKGKVAVVSGGATLIGKAVVQALVNAGARVAILDIDANGKKIAESFPYDVMFIQVDLTSDVAIQQAVKNIHQHLGEVSCLVNLACTYLDDGFQSSRQDWLKALDVNVLSVVELTRAFYPDLKKHRGSIVNFTSISAKYAQTGRWLYPVSKAAIRQLTQSMAMDFAVDGIRVNSISPGWTWSRVIAEVSGNNREKADGVAADYHLLGRLGHPEEVANVVQFLLSPAASFVTGADYAVDGGYSVMGPEGAQPAIPRLAS is encoded by the coding sequence ATGAATATTGATTTAAAAGGCAAGGTTGCCGTGGTCAGTGGCGGTGCAACTCTCATTGGCAAAGCCGTGGTTCAGGCTTTGGTAAATGCAGGCGCACGCGTTGCCATTCTAGATATCGATGCCAACGGAAAGAAAATTGCAGAAAGTTTTCCTTATGACGTGATGTTCATACAAGTGGATTTGACCAGTGATGTTGCGATTCAGCAGGCCGTCAAGAACATTCATCAGCATTTGGGTGAAGTCAGTTGTTTAGTGAACTTGGCATGTACTTATTTGGATGATGGCTTTCAGTCCTCGCGTCAGGATTGGCTAAAGGCATTGGATGTCAATGTGTTGTCTGTAGTGGAATTAACGCGTGCCTTTTATCCAGACTTAAAAAAACATCGTGGTTCGATTGTGAATTTTACTTCGATTTCTGCCAAGTATGCGCAAACAGGACGCTGGTTATATCCCGTATCCAAAGCGGCTATTCGCCAATTAACTCAAAGTATGGCCATGGATTTTGCCGTTGATGGCATTCGGGTCAATTCGATTTCCCCAGGTTGGACATGGTCGCGGGTGATTGCCGAAGTCAGCGGCAACAACCGTGAAAAAGCAGATGGCGTTGCCGCAGATTATCACTTATTGGGTCGCTTGGGACATCCAGAAGAAGTGGCGAATGTGGTGCAGTTCTTACTATCACCTGCAGCGAGTTTTGTAACTGGGGCAGATTATGCCGTTGATGGTGGATATTCGGTCATGGGACCAGAAGGAGCACAACCAGCCATTCCACGCTTAGCCAGCTAA
- a CDS encoding styrene monooxygenase/indole monooxygenase family protein encodes MRRIAIVGAGQSGLQLGLGLLDTGYDVTLITNRTADEIRQGKVMSSQCMFHTALQTERDLGLNFWEEQCPAVEGIGLALVNPEHGGKAFEWSARLERYAQSVDQRVKMPFWMQEFEKRGGRLIIQDVGIEELEQLANEYELVLLAAGKGEVVKQFERDAERSTFDRPQRALALTYVKGMKPVSPYSRVTFNIIPEVGEYFSFPALTINGPCDIMVFEGIPNGPMDCWQDVQTPEQHLQRSLELLKKYVPWEFERCSNVELTDAGGYLAGRFPPTVRKPVLTLPSGKKIFGMADALVVNDPITGQGSNNAAKCSKIYFDAILSNDDQVFSEAWMQQTFERYWAYAEKVVAWTNSLLLPPQPHVVELLAAASQNQAIASVMANNFDDPRDFAPWWFDAEQAQHFLAMKTAQKVA; translated from the coding sequence ATGCGCCGTATTGCAATTGTTGGAGCAGGACAATCAGGTCTGCAACTTGGATTAGGTCTGTTAGATACAGGCTATGACGTGACCTTAATTACCAATCGTACTGCCGATGAAATCCGTCAGGGCAAAGTCATGTCGAGTCAATGTATGTTTCATACGGCTTTACAAACAGAACGGGACTTAGGGCTGAACTTTTGGGAAGAACAATGTCCTGCAGTGGAAGGAATTGGCTTGGCTTTGGTCAATCCTGAACATGGTGGCAAAGCATTTGAATGGAGTGCGCGTCTGGAACGCTATGCACAATCGGTCGATCAGCGCGTAAAAATGCCCTTTTGGATGCAGGAATTTGAAAAACGTGGTGGACGATTAATCATTCAGGATGTTGGTATTGAAGAACTAGAGCAATTGGCCAATGAATATGAGTTGGTCTTACTCGCCGCAGGAAAGGGTGAGGTCGTCAAGCAATTTGAACGTGATGCGGAACGAAGCACTTTTGATCGACCGCAACGTGCCTTGGCACTGACCTATGTCAAAGGCATGAAACCCGTCTCGCCATATTCACGCGTCACTTTCAACATCATTCCAGAAGTGGGGGAATACTTCTCTTTCCCTGCACTGACCATTAATGGACCATGCGACATTATGGTTTTTGAAGGCATTCCCAACGGCCCTATGGACTGTTGGCAGGATGTACAAACGCCTGAACAGCATTTACAGCGCAGTCTTGAACTGCTTAAAAAATATGTGCCATGGGAATTTGAGCGTTGCAGCAATGTTGAACTTACCGATGCAGGCGGCTATTTGGCAGGTCGATTCCCACCAACAGTGCGTAAACCTGTTTTGACGCTGCCTTCAGGTAAAAAAATCTTTGGTATGGCCGATGCTCTAGTCGTAAATGATCCAATTACAGGTCAGGGTTCAAATAATGCTGCCAAATGCAGCAAAATTTATTTCGATGCCATTTTGTCTAATGATGATCAGGTCTTTAGTGAGGCATGGATGCAGCAAACCTTTGAGCGATATTGGGCCTATGCCGAAAAAGTCGTGGCGTGGACCAATAGTCTGCTGTTACCGCCGCAACCGCATGTTGTGGAATTACTTGCAGCAGCCAGCCAGAACCAAGCGATTGCATCAGTGATGGCAAATAACTTTGATGACCCACGAGATTTTGCACCGTGGTGGTTTGATGCGGAACAGGCTCAGCATTTTCTTGCCATGAAAACAGCTCAAAAAGTTGCCTAA
- a CDS encoding flavin reductase family protein yields the protein MDSIEDMALQPVNVENPREIRNLLGQFATGVTVITTRSKQGRKVGMTANSFSSLSLDPPLILWSLSKTAPSLSDFVDAEHFAIHMLAQEHHSLSGHFAKASADKFAGIAHRECDVGVPILEDVLATLVCRNVTQYEGGDHLIFIGQIEQYQQRQGEPLVFHAGKYRVAAAHPELSN from the coding sequence ATTGATAGCATTGAAGATATGGCATTACAGCCAGTAAACGTGGAAAACCCAAGAGAAATACGGAATTTACTTGGGCAGTTTGCAACAGGCGTAACGGTCATCACGACACGCAGTAAGCAGGGACGAAAAGTAGGCATGACTGCGAACTCTTTTTCTTCCTTGTCACTCGACCCGCCATTAATTTTATGGAGTTTGTCTAAAACTGCCCCAAGCCTGTCAGATTTTGTTGATGCTGAACATTTTGCGATTCATATGTTGGCACAGGAACATCATTCACTTTCAGGACATTTTGCCAAAGCCTCTGCCGATAAATTCGCAGGAATTGCACATCGAGAATGTGATGTGGGTGTACCCATTCTGGAGGATGTACTGGCAACCCTTGTCTGTCGAAATGTGACCCAATACGAAGGAGGCGATCACCTTATTTTTATTGGTCAGATTGAGCAATATCAACAACGGCAGGGAGAGCCATTGGTTTTCCATGCGGGGAAATACCGAGTCGCGGCTGCTCATCCAGAGCTAAGCAATTAA
- a CDS encoding SphA family protein, producing MVQAYDLPTVNLGMTSFLDGGLPAGTGWYAQTYFQNYESDELVDAHGNKLPLPKTDLNYQVIVEQISYLSNVKLGDHASLGINFLIPFVSKMDMDDGLNNLAIKSQSGFGDVMIGPFVQFDPIMGAAGPKFVHRIEFQVNLPTGDYSSQKDINPSNHAVSLNPYWAATYWFNPKWTASTRIHYLYNFKNDDPSYAFSGADELQAGQALHANFATDYAVTPQFRLGLNGYWLKQITDTEVDGEKVKGRKEKVWAIGPGAMYSFSPNNHVVANAYFEQDAENRPEGTRMQVRYIHHF from the coding sequence ATGGTACAAGCCTATGATTTGCCGACTGTAAATTTAGGTATGACCAGCTTTTTAGATGGCGGCTTACCTGCGGGAACAGGTTGGTATGCACAGACCTATTTTCAAAACTATGAAAGTGATGAATTGGTCGATGCACATGGAAACAAACTCCCTTTACCGAAAACAGACCTCAACTATCAAGTGATCGTGGAGCAAATTAGCTACTTATCTAATGTTAAATTAGGCGATCATGCCAGTTTAGGGATTAACTTTCTGATTCCATTTGTGAGCAAAATGGATATGGACGATGGCTTGAATAATCTGGCAATCAAGTCGCAAAGTGGTTTTGGCGATGTCATGATTGGTCCTTTTGTGCAATTCGATCCAATTATGGGCGCAGCAGGTCCAAAATTTGTACATCGGATTGAGTTCCAAGTGAACCTGCCAACAGGGGATTACAGTTCACAAAAAGATATCAATCCAAGTAATCATGCCGTTTCGTTGAATCCATATTGGGCTGCAACCTACTGGTTTAATCCAAAGTGGACGGCTTCGACACGCATTCATTATCTGTATAATTTTAAAAATGATGATCCAAGTTATGCATTTTCAGGTGCAGATGAGCTTCAAGCAGGGCAGGCATTACATGCAAACTTTGCTACAGATTATGCAGTTACGCCACAATTTCGCTTAGGGCTAAATGGGTACTGGTTAAAGCAAATCACCGATACCGAAGTGGATGGCGAGAAAGTAAAAGGACGTAAAGAAAAAGTTTGGGCAATTGGTCCAGGTGCAATGTACAGTTTTTCACCAAATAACCATGTGGTTGCCAATGCCTATTTTGAACAAGATGCAGAAAATCGTCCTGAAGGGACGCGAATGCAAGTTCGTTATATTCATCATTTCTAA
- a CDS encoding helix-turn-helix domain-containing protein: MYQANSSELNGRNFQQESIFSPHNLLFNHQDINEICKNVGQVFKPHLLKISKPQKNFSATMHHIKTGALSISRLVYGADVIIEPDHLDKFYLIQIPTHGYAEIEFGRQKFMSYSQVASIISPQQSLRMHWHANSPQLILKISKDDFLHHCRQHIPDTDNTPLIFDPKLDFTSQNGSYFLQLLRTLIDALACDKHPLHHPLAFKQFESNLLNALIYGQPNNGLDKIDSHKDKTISPHFIKRTEAYIQQHLHEPLSVETLAEQAGVSVRTLFTGFKNYLGTTPMAYLRELRFEQAHLELVRNEHLTVTDVAFKWGFTHLGRFSQEYKRRFGTLPSSTRRCS, from the coding sequence ATGTATCAAGCCAACTCTTCTGAATTAAATGGACGGAATTTCCAGCAGGAATCTATTTTTTCTCCCCATAATTTACTTTTCAACCATCAAGATATAAATGAAATCTGTAAAAATGTGGGGCAAGTTTTTAAACCTCACCTGTTAAAAATCTCCAAGCCACAGAAAAATTTTAGTGCAACCATGCACCATATTAAAACAGGTGCCCTGTCGATTAGCCGTCTAGTCTACGGTGCGGATGTGATTATAGAACCCGACCATTTAGACAAATTTTATTTAATCCAGATTCCAACCCACGGTTATGCTGAAATTGAATTTGGACGTCAAAAATTTATGTCCTATTCGCAAGTCGCATCCATCATCTCACCACAACAATCTTTACGGATGCATTGGCATGCCAACTCTCCGCAACTCATTTTAAAAATTTCTAAAGATGATTTTCTGCATCATTGTCGCCAACATATTCCTGACACTGACAACACTCCGCTTATTTTTGATCCTAAACTCGATTTTACTAGCCAAAATGGCAGCTACTTTTTGCAATTGCTCCGCACCTTAATAGATGCTCTGGCATGCGACAAACATCCACTGCATCATCCATTGGCTTTTAAACAGTTTGAATCGAATCTATTAAACGCGCTGATTTATGGGCAGCCCAATAATGGCTTGGATAAAATTGATTCTCATAAAGATAAAACGATTTCGCCACACTTTATTAAACGGACTGAAGCCTATATTCAACAACATTTACATGAGCCTTTAAGTGTGGAAACGCTGGCCGAACAAGCAGGTGTAAGTGTTCGTACTTTATTTACGGGCTTTAAAAACTATTTGGGCACGACCCCAATGGCATATCTGAGAGAATTACGTTTTGAGCAGGCACACTTAGAACTTGTACGAAATGAACATTTAACTGTTACGGACGTGGCATTTAAATGGGGATTTACGCATTTAGGTAGATTTTCTCAAGAATATAAAAGACGCTTTGGAACTTTGCCATCATCTACCCGTCGTTGTAGCTAA
- the pcaD gene encoding 3-oxoadipate enol-lactonase, with translation MPTFISNDATINYATFGDASNPALVFSNSLGTNYGMWQQQFNALKEQFFVVCYDTRGHGASSTPQGPYRLQQLGEDVIHLLDHLRIQHAAFCGISMGGLTGQWLAIHYPERFSHVVVCNTAAKIGQEQAWLDRAALVRSQGLQSIADTAASRWFTVPFIQSNAATVATLSNDLGAGSPEGYASCCEALAKADVREQLKTITVPVLIVAGRQDPVTTVADAEFMQSQIPNSQLVEIDASHISNVEQPTTFNQNLMNFLQMNVCL, from the coding sequence ATGCCAACATTTATTTCAAATGATGCAACCATCAATTACGCAACTTTTGGTGATGCCAGCAATCCTGCTTTGGTATTTTCCAATTCTTTGGGCACCAATTATGGCATGTGGCAGCAGCAGTTTAATGCTTTAAAAGAGCAGTTTTTTGTGGTGTGTTATGACACGCGTGGCCATGGTGCTTCCTCTACCCCGCAAGGTCCTTATCGCCTGCAACAATTGGGGGAAGATGTGATTCATTTGCTGGATCATTTAAGGATTCAACACGCTGCATTTTGTGGGATTTCTATGGGAGGCTTAACCGGTCAATGGTTGGCTATTCATTATCCTGAGCGTTTTAGCCATGTGGTGGTGTGTAATACGGCAGCTAAAATTGGTCAGGAGCAGGCGTGGCTGGATCGGGCGGCTTTAGTCAGATCTCAAGGTTTACAATCCATCGCGGACACCGCAGCTTCGCGATGGTTTACAGTTCCCTTTATCCAAAGCAACGCAGCAACAGTTGCAACGCTTTCAAACGACTTAGGTGCTGGCAGCCCAGAAGGTTATGCGAGTTGTTGTGAAGCTTTGGCTAAAGCGGATGTTCGGGAACAATTAAAGACAATTACAGTGCCCGTGTTGATTGTTGCAGGACGGCAAGATCCTGTGACAACCGTGGCGGATGCTGAGTTTATGCAGAGTCAGATTCCGAACAGTCAGTTGGTAGAAATTGATGCATCGCATATTTCTAATGTGGAACAGCCAACGACGTTTAATCAGAATCTTATGAATTTCCTACAAATGAATGTATGTCTATAA
- the pcaF gene encoding 3-oxoadipyl-CoA thiolase, with the protein MKNAYIIDAIRTPFGRYAGGLAPIRADDLGAVPIQALMQRNPSVDWTQVDDMIYGCANQAGEDNRNVGRMSALLAGLPVEVPATTVNRLCGSSLDAIAMAARAIKAGEANLIIAGGVESMSRAPFVMGKSETAYGRSQKIEDTTMGWRFINPKLKAMYGVETMPQTAENVAQQFHIDRADQDQFALTSQQRTATAQAQGFFKHEIVPVSIAQRKGDPIVVDTDEHPRASTTLEGLAKLKPVVTAEGTVTAGNASGINDGAAAVLIASEQAIQQYNLKPRAKIIASTAVGVEPRIMGFAPAPAIKKLLKQANLSLEQMDVIELNEAFAAQALAVTRDLGLADDTTQVNPNGGAIALGHPLGASGARLVTTALNQLEQTGGTYALCSMCIGVGQGIAMIIQRV; encoded by the coding sequence ATGAAAAACGCTTATATCATCGATGCCATCCGTACCCCATTCGGCCGTTATGCAGGTGGTTTAGCCCCAATCCGTGCCGATGACTTGGGTGCCGTACCGATTCAAGCCTTAATGCAACGTAATCCCAGTGTCGATTGGACCCAAGTCGATGACATGATTTACGGCTGTGCCAACCAAGCCGGTGAAGACAACCGCAATGTCGGTCGTATGTCGGCATTATTGGCGGGCTTACCAGTTGAAGTACCAGCAACAACAGTCAACCGTTTATGTGGTTCATCGTTGGATGCGATTGCCATGGCTGCCCGTGCGATTAAAGCCGGTGAAGCGAATCTGATCATTGCAGGTGGTGTGGAAAGTATGTCTCGCGCACCTTTTGTGATGGGCAAGTCGGAAACGGCTTATGGTCGTAGCCAGAAGATTGAAGACACCACCATGGGATGGCGTTTTATCAATCCGAAGCTGAAAGCCATGTATGGTGTAGAGACCATGCCGCAAACCGCAGAGAATGTGGCACAACAGTTTCATATTGATCGTGCAGATCAAGACCAGTTTGCCTTGACGAGTCAACAGCGCACCGCAACCGCGCAAGCTCAAGGCTTTTTTAAACATGAGATCGTCCCTGTAAGTATTGCGCAGCGTAAGGGTGATCCAATTGTGGTGGATACAGATGAACATCCACGTGCATCGACCACATTAGAAGGTTTGGCTAAACTGAAGCCAGTCGTCACAGCAGAAGGCACCGTCACAGCGGGAAACGCGTCAGGCATCAATGACGGTGCGGCTGCTGTACTGATTGCTTCGGAACAGGCGATTCAACAGTACAACCTCAAACCCCGTGCCAAGATTATTGCATCTACGGCTGTGGGGGTTGAACCGCGCATCATGGGCTTTGCCCCAGCGCCAGCGATTAAGAAGCTCCTCAAACAAGCCAATCTCAGTCTTGAACAGATGGATGTGATTGAGCTGAATGAAGCGTTTGCGGCACAAGCACTGGCGGTTACCCGTGACCTAGGTCTGGCAGACGATACGACACAGGTGAATCCAAATGGTGGGGCGATTGCTTTGGGGCATCCACTCGGTGCATCGGGTGCGCGTTTAGTCACCACGGCTTTAAACCAATTGGAACAAACGGGTGGAACCTATGCCTTGTGTTCAATGTGTATTGGTGTCGGTCAAGGCATTGCAATGATTATTCAGCGGGTTTAA